A genomic region of Rheinheimera sp. MMS21-TC3 contains the following coding sequences:
- a CDS encoding LytTR family DNA-binding domain-containing protein: protein MKVVLIDDSRLARVELKNQLQLCEGINIVGEAENVKQAINVIVTSQPDLLLLDIDMPGGNGFSLLEQLDAVGKLPHVIFVTAFDQYALKSFDYQPKDYLLKPVTLERLKLALAKVPDIGLQAKMTLHSQVFLKDGERCYFVTLSDIFAFEAQGNYTKVHFKGGRPMIYRTLAGLEQKLPAEIFFRANRSWIINTQYISAIEPTISGGFEVNLQKDLQVEISRRQATEFKQLWSL, encoded by the coding sequence ATGAAAGTTGTGCTTATTGATGACAGCCGGCTTGCTCGAGTTGAGCTAAAAAATCAATTGCAGCTGTGTGAAGGCATTAATATTGTCGGCGAGGCTGAAAATGTCAAGCAAGCTATAAACGTTATAGTTACGAGCCAGCCAGATTTATTATTACTTGATATAGATATGCCAGGTGGTAATGGCTTTAGTTTACTTGAGCAGTTGGATGCTGTTGGTAAATTACCTCATGTTATTTTTGTCACGGCTTTTGATCAGTACGCACTCAAATCATTCGATTATCAACCTAAAGATTATTTGCTAAAGCCAGTGACATTGGAACGTTTAAAATTAGCCTTAGCAAAAGTGCCTGATATTGGTTTACAAGCCAAAATGACTCTGCATAGTCAGGTGTTTTTAAAAGATGGTGAGCGCTGTTACTTCGTTACACTTAGTGATATTTTTGCTTTTGAAGCTCAAGGTAATTACACCAAAGTGCACTTTAAAGGCGGTAGGCCAATGATCTATCGCACTTTAGCTGGTTTAGAACAGAAATTGCCGGCTGAAATATTTTTTCGTGCTAACCGTAGTTGGATTATTAATACCCAGTACATTAGCGCTATTGAACCTACAATAAGTGGTGGTTTTGAAGTTAATCTACAAAAAGACTTACAGGTAGAGATCTCCAGACGTCAAGCAACTGAGTTTAAACAGTTATGGAGCCTGTAA
- a CDS encoding sensor histidine kinase — protein sequence MTKTYCWLQWLGWSLLYATFVLLIINRPIVVETEFLYAAILIGVLGYSSHLLRSYYRAKVPNATAIAQVRVLIIGSVLGAFLAVSLMILSYFMLSVTEFSFPIPLEQRWYVIKSLFFGNYFNMLGALLFWSALYFAITKVRQLHSTTELLHATQLDALINQLNPHFLFNAINNIRALILEDPERSRTMLASLSEMLRYNLNSKDGVKVTLEQELAIVHSYIDLCSIQFEQRLQYQEHIACNCRSLRVPKLLLQLCVENAIKHGISRMTEGGEICIQAKIQSNMLRLIVRNHGTLQPLNSNKTGVGLTNIKQRLQLLYNGEANLRLYQQDKSVITEICLPMER from the coding sequence ATGACAAAGACTTACTGTTGGCTTCAATGGCTTGGCTGGAGCTTGCTATATGCAACTTTTGTTTTGCTGATAATTAACCGGCCCATAGTGGTAGAAACTGAGTTTTTATATGCTGCAATATTAATAGGTGTTTTAGGCTATAGCTCACATTTGTTACGCAGTTATTATCGCGCAAAAGTACCAAATGCTACTGCTATTGCTCAAGTTAGGGTTTTGATTATAGGTAGTGTTTTAGGGGCGTTTTTAGCTGTTTCTTTAATGATACTCAGCTATTTTATGCTTTCAGTTACCGAGTTTAGTTTTCCAATACCGCTTGAGCAGCGCTGGTATGTGATTAAATCATTATTTTTTGGCAATTACTTTAATATGCTGGGGGCACTATTATTTTGGTCAGCACTTTACTTTGCCATAACTAAGGTACGACAGCTTCATTCAACAACAGAGTTACTGCATGCGACTCAACTAGATGCTTTGATCAATCAGCTTAACCCGCACTTTTTATTCAATGCGATTAATAATATACGGGCATTAATTTTAGAGGATCCTGAACGTTCACGCACTATGCTGGCTTCGCTATCAGAGATGCTGCGCTATAATCTGAACTCTAAGGACGGTGTTAAGGTTACGCTTGAGCAAGAGTTAGCCATAGTACACAGCTATATTGATTTATGTTCGATTCAATTTGAACAGCGGTTACAATATCAAGAACATATCGCCTGTAATTGTAGGTCTTTACGGGTACCAAAGTTATTGCTGCAACTCTGTGTAGAAAACGCTATTAAACATGGCATAAGCCGTATGACTGAGGGTGGAGAGATTTGTATACAAGCAAAAATTCAAAGCAATATGTTACGTCTAATTGTGCGTAATCATGGCACTTTACAACCATTAAACAGTAATAAAACAGGAGTTGGTTTAACCAATATTAAACAACGTTTGCAGTTATTGTATAACGGTGAAGCTAACCTTAGATTGTATCAGCAAGATAAAAGTGTAATTACAGAAATTTGTTTACCTATGGAGAGGTAG
- a CDS encoding serine hydrolase domain-containing protein, giving the protein MARNLCSRNGYAANAKKKALAASKILPSISTLSSWLTNEFNQHAVAIAFIAGQDVKYHFHGLADLATATALNNDTKFEIGSISKPLTALATLAVAKENGWQLEQPLSSLFSLPQFSKHQYTLAELISHRSGLPRLPTNISVDDMTDPYANYNLTNLLEAAARTEFSDRTFHYSNYGYGILGSLLTHDLKQSYSDIMHQRVFKALDMTTAVVQTVGVNIDKLATGYAINGEPVPHWHFDSMAGAGSIVASIDDMVAMLQTVFKQKDQNSIIERWLTPLTLADKPAMTVGWMLNNDLLWHNGQTSGFASFIAFNPKQQVGIVVLSNIAIPVNELGLLLLKEWTTQAQQQKGETE; this is encoded by the coding sequence TTGGCAAGGAACCTTTGTTCAAGGAATGGCTATGCCGCTAACGCTAAAAAAAAAGCACTAGCAGCAAGTAAAATACTACCATCGATTAGCACATTATCATCTTGGCTAACGAATGAATTTAATCAGCATGCCGTTGCTATAGCATTCATAGCTGGTCAAGATGTTAAATATCACTTTCATGGTTTAGCCGATTTGGCAACAGCAACAGCTTTAAATAACGATACCAAATTTGAAATAGGCTCTATATCTAAACCATTAACTGCTTTAGCTACTTTAGCTGTAGCTAAAGAAAATGGCTGGCAGTTAGAGCAGCCACTGTCTAGTTTGTTTAGTCTGCCGCAATTTTCTAAACACCAATATACACTTGCAGAACTGATCTCTCATCGCAGTGGTTTACCTCGCTTACCGACGAATATATCTGTTGATGATATGACAGATCCGTATGCTAATTACAACTTAACTAATTTACTTGAAGCTGCCGCTAGGACAGAGTTTTCAGACCGCACTTTTCATTATTCTAATTATGGCTATGGCATACTAGGAAGTTTGCTTACACATGATTTAAAGCAAAGTTACAGCGATATAATGCATCAGCGTGTATTTAAAGCCTTAGATATGACAACTGCTGTCGTACAAACGGTTGGGGTGAATATTGATAAATTAGCTACAGGCTACGCTATTAACGGCGAGCCAGTTCCACATTGGCACTTTGATAGTATGGCAGGTGCAGGAAGTATCGTTGCTTCAATAGATGATATGGTTGCTATGTTACAAACAGTGTTTAAGCAAAAAGATCAAAATAGCATAATTGAACGTTGGCTTACTCCGTTAACGCTGGCTGATAAGCCCGCAATGACAGTGGGTTGGATGTTAAATAATGATCTGCTTTGGCACAATGGACAAACAAGCGGCTTTGCAAGTTTTATTGCGTTTAATCCCAAGCAACAAGTCGGTATTGTAGTGTTAAGCAATATTGCTATACCGGTTAATGAACTTGGACTCCTCTTACTAAAGGAATGGACTACACAAGCCCAGCAACAAAAGGGTGAGACAGAATGA
- a CDS encoding pseudouridine synthase, with translation MSIAGQASEVTLPAVAHFATVFDFLCAKFPFITAQVWQQRIADGKVHWHDGEPITEQTGYMPSKRLCYYREVEAEPVVPFAHSILYQDQHLLVADKPHFLPVTPGGQYVNECLLARLKKQTGITDLVPLHRLDRDTAGLVLFSINPASRADYCQLFSLQKITKHYQAVAKLTASIEQQLLSQALPLQWQIKNRIEKATPKFINHIVKGEANSESEIQLTTKCDNKGLFLLTPVTGKTHQLRLHMLSLGMPILNDIYYPELQPKGPPQFDAPLQLLAKKLQFIDPITGQKQSFSSSFQLSAW, from the coding sequence GTGTCTATTGCTGGTCAAGCTTCTGAAGTAACACTCCCTGCTGTGGCTCATTTTGCTACGGTATTTGATTTTTTATGTGCAAAATTTCCATTTATTACCGCGCAAGTTTGGCAACAGCGAATTGCTGATGGCAAGGTGCACTGGCATGATGGTGAGCCTATTACAGAACAAACAGGCTATATGCCGAGTAAACGACTTTGCTATTATCGCGAAGTAGAAGCTGAACCTGTAGTGCCTTTTGCTCACAGCATTTTATATCAAGATCAGCATTTGCTGGTTGCTGACAAACCACACTTTTTACCGGTTACGCCAGGAGGACAGTATGTGAATGAATGCCTGCTGGCACGGCTTAAAAAACAAACGGGTATTACCGACTTGGTTCCTTTACATCGCCTAGATCGAGACACGGCGGGCTTAGTATTATTTTCAATTAACCCAGCAAGTCGAGCAGATTATTGCCAGCTATTTAGTTTACAAAAAATAACCAAGCATTATCAGGCTGTAGCTAAACTAACAGCAAGCATCGAACAGCAGCTGTTAAGCCAAGCCTTGCCCTTACAATGGCAAATAAAAAACCGAATTGAAAAAGCCACACCTAAGTTTATTAATCATATCGTTAAAGGCGAGGCCAATAGCGAGTCTGAAATTCAGTTAACTACAAAGTGTGACAATAAAGGCCTATTTTTGTTAACACCGGTTACAGGCAAAACCCATCAATTGCGGTTACATATGCTAAGCCTAGGTATGCCGATATTAAATGATATTTATTATCCAGAGTTACAGCCTAAGGGGCCGCCACAATTTGATGCGCCCTTACAGCTATTAGCTAAAAAACTACAGTTTATTGATCCAATAACAGGCCAGAAGCAAAGCTTTAGCTCAAGCTTTCAGCTATCGGCATGGTAA
- a CDS encoding tRNA-uridine aminocarboxypropyltransferase, with protein sequence MSHTNSVLSLRNQQLMSSTRVFNARGSKVKRCEQCLLPMANCICASKPSVDSHCAFCFIMYTGECYKPSNTGRIIADVIANNYAYVWDRTQPNPNMLALLQNPLYAPIVVFPQQYAEAERCINSPLELASVQAGKIPLFIMLDGTWREAKKMFKSPYLAKLAVLGIQPEQGSGYQLREAAHLHQLCTAEVAIEVLKLAKDHTAAEALTRYFDVFRQAYIVGKPHLSFNAPIK encoded by the coding sequence ATGTCACATACTAATTCTGTACTTAGCTTACGTAATCAACAACTAATGTCATCTACCCGAGTATTTAATGCTAGGGGCAGTAAAGTCAAACGCTGTGAACAATGCTTATTACCAATGGCTAATTGTATTTGTGCCAGCAAACCAAGTGTAGATAGCCACTGTGCATTTTGCTTTATTATGTATACCGGTGAGTGCTACAAGCCTAGTAATACTGGCCGTATTATTGCTGACGTTATTGCTAATAATTATGCCTATGTTTGGGATCGTACTCAGCCCAATCCTAATATGTTAGCCTTGTTACAAAACCCGCTGTATGCACCTATAGTAGTTTTTCCACAGCAATATGCCGAAGCTGAGCGCTGTATTAATTCTCCACTTGAATTAGCCAGTGTTCAAGCGGGCAAGATTCCACTTTTTATTATGCTTGATGGCACTTGGCGCGAAGCCAAGAAAATGTTTAAAAGTCCTTATTTAGCCAAACTTGCTGTGCTAGGCATTCAGCCAGAGCAAGGCTCGGGCTATCAATTACGTGAGGCTGCACATTTGCATCAGCTCTGCACTGCAGAAGTGGCAATCGAAGTACTTAAGTTGGCCAAAGATCATACTGCAGCTGAGGCTTTAACTCGTTACTTTGACGTATTTCGCCAAGCTTATATTGTGGGTAAGCCCCACCTTAGCTTTAATGCACCTATTAAATAA
- a CDS encoding RNA-binding S4 domain-containing protein, translating to MREVILNKANVELYKILKFEGLLSSGGEAKAAIDAGLVKVNGEVETRKRRQINAGDLIEFAQQELQINVM from the coding sequence ATGCGTGAAGTTATACTAAATAAAGCCAATGTTGAGTTGTATAAAATATTAAAATTTGAAGGGCTGTTAAGTAGTGGAGGCGAAGCTAAAGCCGCAATTGACGCCGGTTTAGTTAAAGTAAATGGTGAAGTAGAAACGCGTAAACGCCGTCAGATTAATGCTGGTGACTTAATTGAGTTTGCACAGCAAGAGTTACAAATAAATGTAATGTAG
- the kdsA gene encoding 3-deoxy-8-phosphooctulonate synthase yields MMQQIIKVGKLSHSIEVANDKPFVLFGGINVLESRDLAMRVAEHYIEVTQKLGIPYIFKASFDKANRSSVHSYRGPGLDEGLKIFEEIKQTFNVPIITDVHEPYQAAPVAEVVDVIQLPAFLARQTDLVVAMAKTGAVINVKKPQFLAPHEMRHIITKFKEAGNEQVMLCERGSSFGYNNLVVDMLGMDEMKQYGPVIFDATHALQKPGGRESSADGRRAQAAQLARSGMALGLAGLFIEAHPDPNQAKCDGPCALPLAKLEAYLQQMKAVDDLVKSFAPLDTAAN; encoded by the coding sequence ATGATGCAGCAAATTATTAAAGTTGGTAAGTTAAGTCATAGTATTGAAGTTGCTAACGATAAACCTTTTGTTTTATTTGGCGGTATTAATGTCTTAGAATCACGCGATCTGGCCATGCGTGTGGCAGAGCATTATATTGAAGTCACCCAAAAGCTGGGCATTCCTTATATCTTTAAAGCGTCTTTTGATAAAGCTAACCGTTCCTCGGTACATTCTTATCGCGGGCCTGGTTTAGATGAAGGCTTAAAGATTTTTGAAGAAATTAAGCAAACTTTTAATGTACCTATTATTACCGATGTGCACGAGCCTTATCAAGCTGCACCTGTTGCCGAAGTGGTAGATGTTATCCAATTACCTGCTTTCTTAGCTAGGCAAACCGATTTAGTCGTGGCTATGGCTAAAACCGGTGCAGTTATTAATGTTAAAAAACCGCAGTTTTTAGCGCCACATGAAATGCGTCATATAATCACCAAATTTAAAGAAGCCGGTAACGAGCAGGTTATGTTATGCGAGCGTGGTTCAAGCTTTGGTTATAACAACCTAGTTGTTGATATGCTGGGCATGGATGAAATGAAGCAATATGGCCCTGTCATTTTTGATGCAACCCATGCCTTGCAAAAACCTGGAGGCCGGGAAAGCTCAGCTGATGGCCGTCGTGCTCAAGCTGCACAGTTAGCACGATCGGGCATGGCATTAGGTTTAGCTGGGCTATTTATTGAAGCTCACCCTGATCCAAACCAAGCTAAGTGTGATGGTCCTTGTGCTTTGCCTTTAGCTAAATTAGAAGCCTATTTACAGCAGATGAAAGCAGTAGATGATTTAGTGAAAAGCTTTGCACCACTAGATACCGCAGCTAATTAA
- a CDS encoding SirB2 family protein — protein MYMAFKHIHLLLVFVSVSFLLVRFAMRLQSASLLQRKFFKIAPHVIDTFLLLSAVGLMVILQQYPFVSPWLTEKVFAVIAYILLGVMAFKGRTIAIRWFCFIGALGWLALAIRVAITKQPVFIQMFY, from the coding sequence ATGTACATGGCGTTTAAACATATTCATTTATTATTAGTATTTGTCAGTGTGAGTTTTTTATTGGTTCGTTTTGCAATGCGGTTGCAGTCAGCCTCATTATTACAACGAAAGTTCTTTAAAATTGCGCCACATGTTATAGATACCTTTTTATTATTAAGTGCAGTTGGCTTAATGGTTATTTTACAGCAGTATCCTTTTGTTTCTCCTTGGTTAACCGAGAAAGTGTTTGCGGTAATTGCCTATATTCTGTTAGGTGTGATGGCTTTTAAAGGCCGCACCATAGCCATTCGCTGGTTTTGTTTTATCGGTGCCTTAGGTTGGTTAGCTTTAGCTATTAGAGTTGCTATTACAAAACAACCTGTGTTCATTCAGATGTTTTATTAA
- the prmC gene encoding peptide chain release factor N(5)-glutamine methyltransferase translates to MSISLRQWQQQARLALAKVSTTPDIEARLCLCHVLGVKPSYLYTEAEQQLTAEQLQQLMLLQQQRLSGQPLAYLFGYWHFYDLQLEVAPCTLIPRADTESLVEQALSLTLPPAAQVLDLGTGTGAIALALAKNKPSWYVTAVDYIAEAVALAQRNLQSLQLSNCQILHSNWFSALTGKQFDLIVSNPPYIDSTDAHLAELSFEPITALTAAEQGLADIRYIIEQAPQFLTPNGWLWLEHGYNQAEAVRNLLQKQGFTNIESKQDYGANWRISGGCWLKKAS, encoded by the coding sequence ATGAGCATAAGTTTACGCCAGTGGCAGCAACAGGCTAGGTTAGCTTTAGCTAAGGTTAGCACAACGCCAGATATTGAAGCTAGGTTATGCCTGTGCCATGTTCTGGGCGTTAAACCAAGCTATTTATATACTGAAGCTGAGCAACAGCTAACAGCTGAACAATTGCAGCAATTAATGCTACTGCAACAGCAGCGCCTAAGCGGACAACCGCTTGCTTACTTATTTGGTTATTGGCATTTTTACGATTTACAGCTAGAAGTTGCCCCTTGTACTTTGATCCCAAGAGCCGATACGGAATCTTTGGTAGAGCAAGCATTAAGTTTAACCTTACCACCAGCTGCTCAGGTGTTAGATCTGGGCACAGGCACTGGTGCTATTGCTTTAGCTTTAGCTAAAAACAAACCTAGCTGGTATGTTACAGCTGTCGATTATATTGCAGAGGCAGTCGCTTTAGCCCAACGTAATCTGCAAAGTTTACAACTGAGCAATTGCCAAATATTACACAGTAATTGGTTTAGTGCTTTAACTGGCAAACAATTTGATTTAATTGTTAGTAATCCGCCTTATATCGACAGTACAGATGCACATTTAGCCGAGCTAAGCTTTGAACCCATAACCGCTTTAACTGCCGCTGAGCAGGGGTTGGCAGATATTCGCTATATAATTGAACAGGCACCACAGTTTTTAACACCTAATGGTTGGTTATGGTTGGAACATGGTTATAATCAAGCCGAAGCAGTTAGAAACTTACTGCAAAAACAAGGTTTTACTAATATTGAGTCTAAGCAAGACTATGGCGCTAATTGGCGTATTAGTGGTGGTTGCTGGCTAAAGAAGGCAAGTTAG
- the prfA gene encoding peptide chain release factor 1: MNESVYRKLEGLVERYEEVQALLSDASVINDQNRYRELSKEYSQLEDIVKAFTEYQQAKQDLVSAEEMQKDDDPDMREMAQEEYKEAKQRIEQLESDLQILLLPKDPNDSSNCFIEIRAGAGGDEAAIFAGDIFRMYSRFAEKQRWQLEVISANEGEHGGYKEIIASLQGEGAYGSLKFESGGHRVQRVPDTESQGRVHTSACTVAIMPEIPESEAIEINPADLKVDTYRASGAGGQHVNRTDSAIRITHLPTGIVVECQDERSQHKNRARAMSVLQSRIQAAEDEKRRLAEESTRRSLVGSGDRSERIRTYNFPQGRLTDHRINLTIYRLADVMEGDLNQVLEPLKQEHQADLLAALADENR, translated from the coding sequence ATGAATGAATCGGTATATCGCAAGCTCGAAGGATTGGTAGAGCGCTATGAAGAAGTGCAAGCACTATTAAGTGATGCCTCTGTGATTAATGATCAAAACCGTTATCGCGAACTTTCTAAAGAATATAGCCAATTAGAAGACATCGTTAAGGCATTTACTGAGTATCAGCAGGCTAAACAAGATTTAGTATCTGCTGAAGAAATGCAAAAAGATGACGACCCTGATATGCGAGAAATGGCACAAGAAGAATATAAAGAAGCCAAGCAACGGATAGAGCAATTAGAAAGTGATTTACAAATACTTTTGTTGCCAAAAGATCCTAATGATAGCAGCAACTGCTTTATTGAAATTCGTGCCGGTGCTGGCGGCGATGAAGCGGCTATTTTTGCTGGTGATATATTTAGAATGTACAGCCGCTTTGCCGAAAAGCAACGTTGGCAATTAGAAGTAATTAGTGCTAATGAAGGTGAGCATGGTGGTTATAAAGAAATAATTGCCAGCTTACAAGGCGAGGGGGCTTATGGTTCATTGAAGTTTGAATCAGGTGGCCATAGAGTACAGCGTGTACCAGATACAGAATCGCAAGGCCGAGTGCACACTTCGGCTTGCACTGTGGCTATAATGCCTGAAATCCCTGAAAGTGAAGCCATTGAAATTAACCCAGCAGATTTAAAAGTTGATACTTATCGAGCCTCTGGCGCAGGTGGCCAGCACGTTAACCGAACCGATTCGGCCATCCGTATTACCCATTTACCTACCGGCATTGTAGTGGAGTGTCAGGATGAGCGGTCGCAACATAAAAATCGTGCCCGTGCTATGAGTGTGTTGCAATCACGCATTCAAGCTGCAGAAGACGAAAAACGTCGTTTAGCTGAAGAGTCAACACGCCGTTCTTTAGTAGGAAGTGGTGATAGGTCAGAGCGTATTCGTACTTATAACTTTCCGCAAGGCCGTTTAACCGACCATAGAATTAACTTAACTATTTATCGTTTAGCTGATGTGATGGAAGGTGACTTAAATCAAGTATTAGAGCCGTTAAAGCAAGAGCATCAAGCCGACTTACTTGCCGCCCTAGCGGACGAAAATCGGTAA
- the hemA gene encoding glutamyl-tRNA reductase — translation MIQVIAIFALGINHKTAPVALREKVAFAPEQVPEALRELTTLTNISDAVVLSTCNRTELYFNGSTTQAEQVIAWLAKFHQLDAADLQPHLYLHQDNAAAIHLMQVASGLDSLVLGEPQIFGQVKQAYSQARNAGTINPQFERLFQKTFAVAKQVRTETDIGANAVSVAFAAVSLARQIFGSLSKVRVLLIGAGETIELVAKHLQEHGAEQLTVANRTYERAVNLAQQFSAHAITLAQVPPYLEKADIVISSTASTLPIVGKGMVEQALKARRHKPMFLVDLAVPRDIESQVADLEDAYLYTVDDLQSIVAQNLNNRQQAAEQAKQIINIGANEFAQWLALQGNVDWVRDYRQGCEQIRADLLAKAMNQLATGQDAEKVLAELSHKLSNRLMHSPTKAIRQLLQDQALSQQSLINTLLDL, via the coding sequence ATGATACAGGTGATAGCCATTTTCGCTCTAGGCATTAATCATAAAACGGCACCAGTGGCGCTGCGTGAGAAAGTTGCGTTTGCACCGGAGCAAGTGCCAGAAGCCTTACGCGAGCTTACAACCTTAACTAACATTTCGGATGCTGTTGTTTTGTCTACCTGCAACCGAACTGAGTTGTATTTTAACGGTTCAACAACGCAAGCGGAACAAGTAATTGCTTGGTTAGCAAAGTTTCATCAACTTGATGCCGCTGATTTACAGCCTCATCTCTATTTACACCAAGACAATGCCGCAGCAATCCACTTAATGCAAGTTGCTTCCGGGCTTGATTCACTCGTTTTAGGCGAGCCGCAAATATTTGGTCAAGTTAAACAAGCTTATAGCCAAGCGCGTAATGCTGGCACTATTAATCCTCAGTTTGAACGTTTATTTCAAAAGACTTTTGCCGTAGCTAAGCAAGTTAGAACAGAAACTGATATTGGCGCTAATGCTGTCTCGGTAGCTTTTGCCGCTGTTAGCTTGGCAAGACAGATATTTGGCAGCCTAAGCAAAGTTAGAGTGTTGTTAATAGGTGCGGGTGAAACTATAGAATTAGTAGCTAAACATTTACAGGAGCACGGCGCAGAACAACTGACAGTAGCTAATCGGACTTATGAAAGAGCGGTTAACCTAGCACAACAATTTTCTGCCCATGCTATTACCTTAGCCCAAGTTCCACCATATTTAGAAAAAGCAGACATTGTTATTAGCTCAACAGCCAGTACTTTACCGATAGTAGGAAAAGGCATGGTAGAGCAAGCATTAAAAGCTAGGCGACATAAACCAATGTTTTTAGTCGATTTGGCTGTACCGCGCGATATAGAATCTCAAGTAGCAGATTTAGAAGATGCATACTTATACACTGTTGATGATTTGCAATCTATAGTGGCGCAAAACCTAAATAATAGACAACAAGCAGCTGAGCAAGCAAAGCAAATAATTAATATTGGGGCAAATGAATTTGCGCAATGGCTTGCTTTGCAAGGTAATGTTGATTGGGTGCGAGACTATCGTCAGGGGTGTGAGCAAATAAGAGCAGACTTATTAGCCAAAGCAATGAATCAATTGGCCACAGGTCAAGATGCAGAAAAGGTTTTGGCTGAATTATCCCATAAACTTAGTAATCGGCTGATGCACAGCCCGACTAAAGCTATCCGGCAGTTATTGCAGGATCAAGCGCTGAGTCAACAATCATTGATCAACACTTTGTTAGATCTGTAA
- the lolB gene encoding lipoprotein insertase outer membrane protein LolB — translation MANRCIRMFFVVALGLWLTGCSIFNNKVLPEQPLAASARQQQLQAMQQFSIQASVSIKTPQDSISGNLHWQQLQPKHYTARLSNFLGISLFELEQSENGSQIQLKGEAYYGVDTSSLLWQLSGWSMPLADMPLWLRGLPGKNSQSIRYDELGRVTHFNLIDSTGIIWQLEYQSFFTDSLALPKRLLLSSDDTRIKLVIRSWQ, via the coding sequence ATGGCTAATCGCTGTATTCGCATGTTTTTTGTTGTTGCTTTAGGCCTGTGGTTAACAGGATGCAGCATCTTTAATAACAAAGTGCTACCAGAACAACCTCTAGCTGCTAGCGCTCGCCAACAACAACTGCAAGCAATGCAGCAGTTTAGCATACAAGCTAGTGTAAGTATTAAAACCCCACAAGACTCTATTAGCGGTAATTTGCACTGGCAACAGTTACAACCTAAGCATTATACCGCTCGTTTAAGTAATTTTCTTGGTATTAGTTTATTTGAACTAGAACAAAGCGAAAATGGCAGTCAAATTCAGCTTAAAGGCGAAGCCTATTACGGGGTTGATACCAGTAGTTTATTATGGCAGCTCTCTGGCTGGTCAATGCCTTTAGCTGATATGCCTTTATGGCTTCGAGGCTTACCTGGCAAAAATAGCCAATCTATCCGTTATGATGAACTAGGCCGTGTTACTCATTTTAATTTAATCGATAGTACTGGTATTATTTGGCAGCTTGAATACCAAAGTTTCTTTACTGATTCATTAGCATTACCCAAACGTTTACTACTTAGCAGTGATGACACCAGAATAAAACTGGTAATTCGGAGTTGGCAATGA